The Zalophus californianus isolate mZalCal1 chromosome X, mZalCal1.pri.v2, whole genome shotgun sequence genome window below encodes:
- the LOC118356566 gene encoding doublesex- and mab-3-related transcription factor C2-like isoform X2, whose amino-acid sequence MIANRKSSFFNHPSNDQIRQEPGTKSKAKRTMDPNEMPAVPCCPSDSPTGLETGAPWRIELGPKRAVSRCARCYNHGFTDQIKDQEHLCLFQACDCPKCAFFSEHHSVLPAESALKKEQGAQLKRHLAQGLTRSEASPRKAHSHVKKLTIQAGALSKRPRSSADWSCPKFFVSVLDSSSLEDATNNFSFQEAPQDSCPAQHAPEASDQDSVSASEWQRKLEAAEALLILRDSPQASSSSVSLLQPSAAAAPAGDRGPQPPSPSLRPRPTSSISLPIGHLECISLLS is encoded by the exons atgatAGCAAATAGAAAGTCATCATTTTTCAACCACCCAAGCAATGATCAAATCAGACAAGAACCAGGAACAAAATCTAAGGCCAAGAG AACCATGGATCCCAATGAAATGCCTGCTGTGCCCTGCTGCCCCTCCGACTCCCCCACGGGGCTTGAGACCGGAGCCCCGTGGCGGATTGAACTTGGCCCCAAAAGAGCTGTAAGTCGCTGTGCCCGCTGCTACAACCACGGCTTCACTGACCAAATCAAGGACCAGGAGCACCTCTGCCTCTTCCAGGCCTGCGATTGTCCCAAGTGTGCCTTCTTCTC GGAACACCACAGTGTCTTGCCTGCTGAGAGTGCCTTGAAGAAGGAGCAGGGGGCACAGCTAAAGAGGCACCTGGCTCAAGGACTGACAAGGAGTGAGGCCTCCCCTCGCAAAGCTCACAGCCATGTCAAGAAGTTGACCATTCAAGCAGGAGCCCTCA gcAAGCGCCCAAGGAGCTCTGCTGACTGGTCATGCCCCAAATTCTTTGTCTCTGTCCTGGACTCCAGCAGCCTTGAAGATGCGACGAACAATTTCTCTTTCCAGGAAGCCCCACAGGactcctgccctgcccagcat GCTCCTGAAGCTTCTGACCAGGACTCGGTTTCTGCCTCAGAGTGGCAGCGGAAGCTGGAAGCGGCCGAGGCTCTGCTGATTCTGAGAGACTCTCCCCAGGCATCTTCTAGCTCCGTCTCCCTGCTGCAGCCCTCCGCGGCGGCAG CTCCTGCTGGAGATAGAGGACCCCAACCTCCTAGCCCCTCTCTGCGACCCAGGCCAACCAGCTCCATTTCTCTGCCTATTGGACATCTGGAGTGCATCTCCCTCTTGAGCTAG
- the LOC118356566 gene encoding doublesex- and mab-3-related transcription factor C2-like isoform X1, with product MIANRKSSFFNHPSNDQIRQEPGTKSKAKRTMDPNEMPAVPCCPSDSPTGLETGAPWRIELGPKRAVSRCARCYNHGFTDQIKDQEHLCLFQACDCPKCAFFSEHHSVLPAESALKKEQGAQLKRHLAQGLTRSEASPRKAHSHVKKLTIQAGALTALKMRRTISLSRKPHRTPALPSICSAPVLQPCAIRPWPCPPAATDPGKRAGSRTLAGAKLSDREELKAPPERTQHGLLKLLTRTRFLPQSGSGSWKRPRLC from the exons atgatAGCAAATAGAAAGTCATCATTTTTCAACCACCCAAGCAATGATCAAATCAGACAAGAACCAGGAACAAAATCTAAGGCCAAGAG AACCATGGATCCCAATGAAATGCCTGCTGTGCCCTGCTGCCCCTCCGACTCCCCCACGGGGCTTGAGACCGGAGCCCCGTGGCGGATTGAACTTGGCCCCAAAAGAGCTGTAAGTCGCTGTGCCCGCTGCTACAACCACGGCTTCACTGACCAAATCAAGGACCAGGAGCACCTCTGCCTCTTCCAGGCCTGCGATTGTCCCAAGTGTGCCTTCTTCTC GGAACACCACAGTGTCTTGCCTGCTGAGAGTGCCTTGAAGAAGGAGCAGGGGGCACAGCTAAAGAGGCACCTGGCTCAAGGACTGACAAGGAGTGAGGCCTCCCCTCGCAAAGCTCACAGCCATGTCAAGAAGTTGACCATTCAAGCAGGAGCCCTCA CAGCCTTGAAGATGCGACGAACAATTTCTCTTTCCAGGAAGCCCCACAGGactcctgccctgcccagcat ATGCTCAGCGCCGGTGCTCCAGCCCTGTGCCATCCGTCCTTGGCCCTGTCCTCCTGCAGCCACAGATCCTGGGAAAAGAGCAGGGTCCAGAACCCTGGCAGGGGCCAAACTTAGTGACCGGGAAGAGCTGAAGGCCCCACCTGAACGCACCCAGCATGG GCTCCTGAAGCTTCTGACCAGGACTCGGTTTCTGCCTCAGAGTGGCAGCGGAAGCTGGAAGCGGCCGAGGCTCTGCTGA
- the LOC113930950 gene encoding 40S ribosomal protein S18-like produces the protein MSLVIPEKFQHILRVLNTNIDGRRKIAFAITAIKGVGRRYAHVVLRKADIDLTKRAGELTEDEVECVITIMQNPRQYKIPDWFLNRQKDVKDGKYSQVLANGLDNKLREDLERLKKIRAHRGLRHFWGLRVRGQHTKTTGRRGRTVGVSKKK, from the coding sequence ATGTCTCTAGTGATCCCTGAGAAGTTCCAGCACATTTTGCGAGTACTCAACACCAATATCGATGGGCGGCGGAAAATAGCCTTTGCCATCACTGCAATTAAGGGTGTGGGGCGAAGATATGCTCATGTAGTGTTGAGGAAAGCAGACATCGATCTCACCAAAAGGGCCGGAGAGCTCACTGAGGATGAGGTGGAATGTGTGATCACCATTATGCAGAATCCTCGCCAGTATAAGATCCCAGACTGGTTTTTGAACAGACAAAAGGACGTGAAGGATGGAAAGTACAGCCAGGTCCTGGCCAATGGCTTGGACAACAAACTTCGTGAAGACctggagagactgaagaaaattAGGGCCCACAGAGGGCTGCGCCACTTCTGGGGGCTTCGTGTCCGAGGCCAGCACACCAAGACCACAGGTCGCCGTGGCCGCACCGTGGGTGtgtccaagaagaaataa
- the LOC113931341 gene encoding doublesex- and mab-3-related transcription factor C2-like isoform X2, with translation MDSNEMPAVPCCPSDSPTGLETGTPWRIELGPKRAVSRCARCYNHGFTDQIKDQEHLCLFQACDCPKCAFFSEHHSVLPAESALKKEQGAQLKRHLAQGLTRSEASPRKAHSHVKKLTIQAGALSKRPRSSADWSCPKFFVSVLDSSSLEDATNNFSFQEAPQDSCPAQHAPEASDQDSVSASEWQRKLEAAEALLILRDSPQASSSSVSLLQPSAAAAPAGDRGPQPPSPSLRPRPTSSISLPIGHLECISLLS, from the exons ATGGATTCCAATGAAATGCCTGCTGTGCCCTGCTGCCCCTCCGACTCCCCCACGGGGCTTGAGACCGGAACCCCGTGGCGGATTGAACTTGGCCCCAAAAGAGCTGTAAGTCGCTGTGCCCGCTGCTACAACCACGGCTTCACTGACCAAATCAAGGACCAGGAGCACCTCTGCCTCTTCCAGGCCTGCGATTGTCCCAAGTGTGCCTTCTTCTC GGAACACCACAGTGTCTTGCCTGCTGAGAGTGCCTTGAAGAAGGAGCAGGGGGCACAGCTAAAGAGGCACCTGGCTCAAGGACTGACAAGGAGTGAGGCCTCCCCTCGCAAAGCTCACAGCCATGTCAAGAAGTTGACCATTCAAGCAGGAGCCCTCA gcAAGCGCCCAAGGAGCTCTGCTGACTGGTCATGCCCCAAATTCTTTGTCTCTGTCCTGGACTCCAGCAGCCTTGAAGATGCGACGAACAATTTCTCTTTCCAGGAAGCCCCACAGGactcctgccctgcccagcat GCTCCTGAAGCTTCTGACCAGGACTCGGTTTCTGCCTCAGAGTGGCAGCGGAAGCTGGAAGCGGCCGAGGCTCTGCTGATTCTGAGAGACTCTCCCCAGGCATCTTCTAGCTCCGTCTCCCTGCTGCAGCCCTCCGCGGCGGCAG CTCCTGCTGGAGATAGAGGACCCCAACCTCCTAGCCCCTCTCTGCGACCCAGGCCAACCAGCTCCATTTCTCTGCCTATTGGACATCTGGAGTGCATCTCCCTCTTGAGCTAG
- the LOC113931341 gene encoding doublesex- and mab-3-related transcription factor C2-like isoform X1 yields the protein MDSNEMPAVPCCPSDSPTGLETGTPWRIELGPKRAVSRCARCYNHGFTDQIKDQEHLCLFQACDCPKCAFFSEHHSVLPAESALKKEQGAQLKRHLAQGLTRSEASPRKAHSHVKKLTIQAGALTALKMRRTISLSRKPHRTPALPSICSAPVLQPCAIRPWPCPPAATDPGKRAGSRTLAGAKLSDREELKAPPERTQHGLLKLLTRTRFLPQSGSGSWKRPRLC from the exons ATGGATTCCAATGAAATGCCTGCTGTGCCCTGCTGCCCCTCCGACTCCCCCACGGGGCTTGAGACCGGAACCCCGTGGCGGATTGAACTTGGCCCCAAAAGAGCTGTAAGTCGCTGTGCCCGCTGCTACAACCACGGCTTCACTGACCAAATCAAGGACCAGGAGCACCTCTGCCTCTTCCAGGCCTGCGATTGTCCCAAGTGTGCCTTCTTCTC GGAACACCACAGTGTCTTGCCTGCTGAGAGTGCCTTGAAGAAGGAGCAGGGGGCACAGCTAAAGAGGCACCTGGCTCAAGGACTGACAAGGAGTGAGGCCTCCCCTCGCAAAGCTCACAGCCATGTCAAGAAGTTGACCATTCAAGCAGGAGCCCTCA CAGCCTTGAAGATGCGACGAACAATTTCTCTTTCCAGGAAGCCCCACAGGactcctgccctgcccagcat ATGCTCAGCGCCGGTGCTCCAGCCCTGTGCCATCCGTCCTTGGCCCTGTCCTCCTGCAGCCACAGATCCTGGGAAAAGAGCAGGGTCCAGAACCCTGGCAGGGGCCAAACTTAGTGACCGGGAAGAGCTGAAGGCCCCACCTGAACGCACCCAGCATGG GCTCCTGAAGCTTCTGACCAGGACTCGGTTTCTGCCTCAGAGTGGCAGCGGAAGCTGGAAGCGGCCGAGGCTCTGCTGA